In the Uranotaenia lowii strain MFRU-FL chromosome 1, ASM2978415v1, whole genome shotgun sequence genome, ctgaatatttttcctgaagtttgtactaattaaacttgaaaaagaaatgaaatttgatttttttaaataaacaatgtcaccgatttacacgcgttttcccttgaccaaattttgaccgtattaccctttaAACCGCTGCtttttttcctaactggttgtttcaaatgtaaggattgtttcaatgtagagtttgtCGTCAAAAGctagctagtttacgagaaatttgcaaatGATAAAGATGTACATCAACTCGACAAcgtagtaaaaaaaatagaaatttacaaaaagtcgctgtaaacatccgctATTATCGGAATCGTAtttcttttacagttattggatagattgcaagtaaatttaacattctgcattcaAAGTGTGAAAAACAGTGCACAGTGTATCACCTTAGTGTGTCTTTGGCGTAATGACATGATGTCAAATCGGGCCAAAATATGACGGGTCCTTGATGCTGCTTGATCATCGGCAATAAACGCTTTTGGAGGCATTCCCTGATATAGTTCTGGGTGTTCATTGTTTCCGATGTGACGTACGGGCTAGATATTTGGCCGCACTCGCAAATTGCCTGCCACACCATCGCCTTCTTGCCAAATTCTTCGGTGAAAACGGCCTTCTCCGTTTCGGGGATATCCTTGTCTTTGCGTACAATGAAGTATTGTGGCCCAGGAAGGTTTTATAGTCCAATTTACatacgtttcatcgtccatgataatgcacccagaatttttcaaaatattgaatcatacaGTTTCCAGGCTCTTGGTTCGACAGAAGTTGCTTGATTTGGGCtccttttcggttttttttttgctttcgatACGTCTTGAGCCCTAGTCGCTTTTTAACACGCATCACGTGAGACGTCGAGGTCCAGACTTTTCTTGCCACATCCCGTACAAAAGCCGATGGTTTCTGTTTGTAGGCATTCCTGACCATTTTTGTCGATAGCAGGACTTACAGGACCAGATTTTCGACCACTCCTCGGTTTATCTTCAAATTTACAATGTTCACCATATTTTCTAATAGCTGTCCGTACCGCTCCGACACTCACATCCTcttctttggccaattttctcaatgagaTTCCACTCACAGTACACATCTTGTGCACGATACTTTTTCTCTTGTCCGGAGTAAGGCCACGCATTTGAAATGTAATCACAAActaaatgtttttatgtttttatcacgtacagaaatgtgtaaacaaaaggacGCAGCCAGTAGAATTCGAAACAAAATATTCCGATTCGAAATTACCGTTAACATAAGGTGTGCTTAAGcctgaaggtatgagccgtttcaagtAAAGAAATAGTAAAAAATTAGGTGGGCTTCTTATTTCTGGAACACTCTAAAgctcaaaatattgcaaattaacaaaaaaaaggttgaatgacaaaaaaatcaatgatggAAGTTTGTGAATATCGCTTCAAGAGTTTCAGTAGCTAAAATAGGAAATGCAAGATCTTCCGTTCCACAGTgattcaaaatcaagaaaaaagttggcataaattaacaaaaagcttttttttaaaagattgtaTGCGGGAAGatgaaaagataattttttttcaaagtttgctaTTTTATCTGTAATTGCAAAAACTGGTTTTAAGCTTTATattggaaaattgaacatttttcaataatgtatgaatatttttgttgaaatcaagTATGGGCTAAGAAATTCCTCTAGGTTtgtatgaatattgaaaatgatGTTGCATATATATCGAGGCGAATAATGCTTCATTAACTCTGTATAAATAGtatctataaaattttcattttgaacaaAACAGCATTTCACTCAAAGTTatcatattcaaaatatagcGTAAACTagcagaaaattttgaacaatgttTTGTCGAGGCTTTCACCTATCCAACGGTATATAATTTACCACAGGATCGGCAGCGTAAGCTAAatttttgcttccgaaaaataaacAGAGAAAATCGAAAGAATTTCTCATAACTAAGTGAAACTGTATTAGCTCATAATGTAAAAGAAGTTTTTCATCTCCAAACtgtaaaatagattaaaatataTCGCTACGatatagatatttaaaaaatttcaaggaaattgatgcattttgtagTTGTTTTAAGTTGATAATAAAAGATCTTATTTTGTATTCTTGTGTTTAAATTGTCGTTCGAGTTTGTTCCATGGAAGGTGTATAAAAggtcctagaaaatatctaattGATTCACAACGTTCTTTTGAATCCTgcataaaaaatttggttgtcgCTGACTTGAAAAATGAACTTTTCCCAGTTAggggatttgaaccactgtgcgttCCCACTTTTTTCGACTTTGGGCCTCAGTGTAACTAAACCAGACGTTGGGCTTACAAGtgtaaaatggtgtttttttctcaAGCCTTGTAAAACACGTTGAAAATTTCCCTTCCTATCTTTTGGTCTTCGGTATTGAgctttcaaaatacacacaagGAAATTGAATAGCAAATCTTTTGTAAACCTTTTACAACCCcatggcaacttgacagttctggcgagcttcgtgtgcctgattcaaaatcgcagatgtcgcatgtgtaccgcttgtttacatacttttcgagccatgcgtatggaaagggcacatcatcaaatgtggtgcgTATCATgcaaattcataactttcgaatgaatgaaaaagaGATTCAACCGAAATTATTATACACATTCAATATTCtacctatttatttattgtgtaggaacagtttttccataaaacaggaaattttctgctataatgtgaaagttttgccattctaaaatttccatatgtatcgcagtttatgaaaatcactcgatgattgttgtggtaatgttttgttttacattttatattttttttaccttttatcACTTGGAAATTTGAAGGCGAGCATTCAAGTGATTACCGAACTTTGGATTACTCAGATTTTCCGCCATTTAAGTAGCAAATCCAATTGTTGCTGAGGATTGTCATCACTTTTAATAGACCGTATTGTATGTAAATTTAAGAGATCCATTTGCTTACACACCAAAAAAACAATGCTGACacactaaaaaaagttagatagTTATGTAAAATAATAGTTTGTAATGTCTagcgctctttttttttaaataaaatatataatatcattatttttttcctttaaactatcgaataaaatttcacaaaactcaTTGGTTCATTGATCGGGCCACACAATTGATTCAATCCATCCTATATACTGAGAAACTCTGGTGTATATTCCTGGTGAGTTTGCTGTCCCGCACGGTTTGCCGCTGGAAGTTATGCCAACAATGTATCGGCGGTTTTTTGTGATTAGTTCCAAGGGCCCTCCGGAATCACCCTCGCAGGCATCGGCTGTAGTTACATTTCTGTCATCTCGCCCGAGGGCACAGATTTGAGTGCTCTGTAGTTCTCCAAGAAGTTTTCGAGTATTCGTAACTGCCTTCTGGTGGGCGACAGTGTAGTTACATTCGGTACGATCGACAATGCTCACATTTGCCTTCAGTAGGACAGGCGATGCATCATATGTTTTAGAATCGTATCTTCCCCAACCTTCGATGGAAAGTATGACGTCTGGGCCGGGATCAGTGGAGTTTGTATAGAGACATGCTGGATTCAAGAAAGGCTCTGTGACTGTACGATTCAGTTCCAGCAGAGCGATATCGTTTTGCAGTGGAACAGTTTTGTATTGGGGGTGTATCATGACGTTTGCGATGCCAATGTTAACAGGCTCATCGTTGGTATTCCGTTCGAAAAGGTTAACGACTCCCATTCGGGCAAAGTCCGGCCGGGGATTGTCGGCGCAATGAGCTGCAGTCAGAAGAAACCGGTCTGATATAAGGCTTGCTCCGCATCGAAACTGTGTTTCCGGTCGGTCCGATGGGTAGGAAAGGGCTGCCATGTGAGGAAACTCGTTTATGGCTGCTGTCACCCCTTGATAGATGTGGCTCGTTACACCACTTGTCATTGGAAAACGCTCACATGCGTCTGTACTGATTTTGGAAATTATCTGGAAAGATTTCACGGGTTTCTCATCACAACAAACGATTGGGTCACTTCCCACAAAAGAGCACGTTTTCCACTGTGGCTTCGGCAAATTTCTAAGATAATCACAAGTCAAGTAATGCCGGCAAATTCCATCGGTAACATTATCAGCCAGTAGACAGCGATCACCCTCTAAACAACGAAATTGAGTAGCAAATGTGAATAGAATCTCATTAGATCATTAGACGATGATGTCACACACTTACCATATCGATCATTATCGTACATCGGAACTGCAAAGGTGATTCCACCAAACAACAACAGGAGCCCTAATATCAGTGTGCACTCCATGTTGATCTGCTAAATCAATCCACTATTTCATTACGAAGAGGGCTCGTACAGATGCTTTTGGAATATacgaaaatttgaagaaaaaccgCGATAACGCACACaagaagtaatttttttcttctatttttcagtAATTAGAGACGAGATGTTTGATGCCTAGAGTCTGTGATTGTGCGCTTACAGTAAAACTGGTTCTGATCGTGTCGATGTCGTTCAACAAACTAACTGATACTGTTAGCCTCTCAACGCCACATTATCACAGTATCAATTGGCGTTGGCAGCGCTGCTTTATCGCCATCGAAATTCATTTTCTACCAGAGTAGCAAAAGCAGACCTGTATTGATTCGTTTTTCGTTAAGCATTTAAGttaatcaaaacaatttttttcaagatttgcgttctccaatttttcataaataattctTTCGAAAACCGTCAAACTTAACACTTTTGTAACTTAAATGTATAACTGTAAGTTCGAAATACAATACTGAGTGTTAACTGATTACTTTCACTTCTTTCTCACCAGGGGCGGTCCTACAGTTGGCTCTTGgtggggggtgattttccaaattttcaaaaatcagtcaataagaaGAATCGCAAATGTTTGGCAAACAAACGTTAATTTTGAGAAACAGAGCCGTGGAGGGGAATGGGGGGGGGGCTGGGGGGGTCGGGTTTACAGTTGCAAATTAGACTTGAATTTTGTAGGTTTGTAAGTTGTAGGTTGGTTattccaaaaattgaaattagagaaaaatagtgaaaacttttaacaaattttctcaatacacttattttgatatcctattataaaacaatctgcgaatcttagatgttcactgcgaaaaagtgttgataaaaagataatttttgtaatttttacaattggttgtgtaaaaatcataacttaagaattctttaaaaaatttaccgatataaatgtcatttcacaaatgaaaattaaacacacaTTATCGTGGAAGGTAATGTTAAAAGAAATCTTCAAAttatccacaatatttttattgGGTTCGTATCAGCGTAAGACcctcaccaaaattttaatgattctcattttgcaacaattccaaaacaatcatttgataaaagtgtttgttaataattgctatgaattaagaaatgaaatttaaataatttttttaaagtatttttcttAATCGTTGTTCGGTAGTATCGAATAAGTATTAaatcttgttaaaaattttcaattttagatacaaatttaattctgaataagATCATCGAAATCATATTCTTAGAATATGAAGCTTttggaacttcatttttatttgtttttcttgaatttcaagctctcatgcTAGGTTTTAATTCTATTGTAACTTAATCCTAAAAAAATAGTAACTAATTTGCAacgaataatttatgaaaaaagtggaaagtcgtattttttcttcatgctcTCAATATTTCCAAACTTTGAATTAAATGAAAGAATACTGAATAAAGAGTTGATTTTGGAAAGTTAATACTATTGAAATAACCATACTTTCATATtcagagtggattttttaacctaaattattaagctggatttctactcaaaaactatatttgatataggagtatttttgggaacgataaaaatgggtatgattattaaggATCACTACCTCCATTCAGCAAGGGGTGAAGGGAAGGCCaggggggggctctcttatcagtttttcagcataaatccagaacataacaagcaaaaacaaccatatttaatTAGTTAGATTGtatgcgtacgattaatttgagaccctcctttttagagcgaagcttaaagaaacagtttaaaattaacagatctttaacacaaatttatagatcaagattcagaaaattagtttaagtcatctttgtattgtaATTCGAAACTCAAGCTGCAGCTCTTATTTTATAGTGGTAGCTTATGAGTtatgttgtaatttgatttaaaataatgccaacaaaacaataaaaatttgaatagtttctgaaaatatgatttgtttttgaaaggtgtagcaaagcacatcgggtcagctagtatgctATATAATTTTACCACAATTACTAAAGTATTTGAGAAACTGAGATTTaaccggttttttttaaagttatttctgATAACTTCGGAAAACtaatatctgaaaatatttttgtgaataaaaaaaacatataaaaactttcaactttatCTTAAAAGACTAATTTTcatttaaccttcccatgccgttcgggtcaatatgacccgaagcgcacatttaaaatctcttatcttcattccaatatactgaagaacttggaattttgactgaccaagtatgttctatgaaaataatgatcaaattaacatcaaaaaattgaaatttgagttttgaaaatcggttcattgggaaatgaaatacagctaagcaaagcaaaaattggatatcgtttttttaagttagattttttttctaccggaagatctgagatagcggtcaaaactttcattggaccccaacatatctatacactgtcggaaagatggattcttgacgatttcaaacatcaatgaaacacttaaatacagaaaagctgtcaaaagttatgagcatttttaaaataaaattgatttttcggactttttactttctgaaccagtttctgttaacttggtaatacatatcgactttattttaaaattttgagtaataagaacaaattacctacacaatgaatataatatcatcaaaatcggttaacactTACagtcaggagaacgaaatcaaactacaactcaaatttccccgaaacggatattttgcgaacggcatgggaaggttaaccTGTGTAGGTgtagccgatgtccgcgagttcgagcccaagagtaaacatcgaacacagttgtaccggataagtttttcaataacgatccgccaactgtaacgttgataaagtcgcgaatgccataaagatggtaaaacgactataatcgaaaaaaaaaaatttaaataggtgTAGAGTATGcctagcaaaaatataaaaattattgcaaagcaaaatatattcatgattttattatatATTCGTTATTCAATGTGAGCAAatgtttgtgaaatttttcattaaaattcaatctTTCCCTTGCATTTCTTTGAGAACTCTTAAACGAGTAAACTTTTGACTATTATCTTCATGGTTTCGTGTAGCCTGAAAGTGCCGGAATACGGTAAAATATATGGATAGATAATCTTGACcgcttcaaaaatcgactttctgtcagcttttctgggttttggaccaCGGTGCGCCAGTATGATTTCTGTTTCTGTAGAAGCTAatttataggtgttgaaattgtgccaagagcatatttttatggaaagcttcaaaggtgcgttctagacccataattttttagttctagctagaacgcacctttgaagcttttcataaaaatatgctcttggctcactTTCAACACCTATAAATTTTCCTTCTACTGTGCATCTGCTTTATCTGTccgtcatttttttccaatctctaattcttctatcaagaatttttcaTCAGAACGTTCggcgcaatgccattaaacta is a window encoding:
- the LOC129739469 gene encoding serine protease persephone-like → MECTLILGLLLLFGGITFAVPMYDNDRYEGDRCLLADNVTDGICRHYLTCDYLRNLPKPQWKTCSFVGSDPIVCCDEKPVKSFQIISKISTDACERFPMTSGVTSHIYQGVTAAINEFPHMAALSYPSDRPETQFRCGASLISDRFLLTAAHCADNPRPDFARMGVVNLFERNTNDEPVNIGIANVMIHPQYKTVPLQNDIALLELNRTVTEPFLNPACLYTNSTDPGPDVILSIEGWGRYDSKTYDASPVLLKANVSIVDRTECNYTVAHQKAVTNTRKLLGELQSTQICALGRDDRNVTTADACEGDSGGPLELITKNRRYIVGITSSGKPCGTANSPGIYTRVSQYIGWIESIVWPDQ